A genome region from Methanobacterium subterraneum includes the following:
- a CDS encoding MBL fold metallo-hydrolase yields the protein MNIVPLAFESMGVRSMATFVETDQRTLIDPGTSIAPKRFGFPPWKDEFDALHETRARVQEYAAKANILTTSHYHHDHFTPFSLGRYLDSSPQYAEEMYQGKKLFIKHPTSHINKSQQKRARDFLKNLKHLGARDIHYADGNSFQVGDTHLRFSEAIPHGVEGSRLGFVITTTIEWENQKLMHASDVQGPMSEIAKEIILNENPDTLILSGPPIYLEGFALEKEDVEFAQKNLIEICQEIPKVVVDHHLLRDLRCFDFIKTVKEESMGEILVASELLGKEPYLLEARRKEFYF from the coding sequence ATGAATATTGTACCACTGGCCTTTGAAAGTATGGGTGTGAGGTCCATGGCCACCTTCGTGGAAACTGACCAGAGGACACTCATTGACCCCGGGACATCCATAGCCCCCAAAAGGTTTGGATTCCCTCCCTGGAAGGATGAATTCGACGCACTCCATGAAACCAGAGCCAGGGTGCAGGAATACGCTGCAAAGGCAAATATTTTGACTACCAGCCACTACCATCATGATCATTTCACTCCCTTTAGTTTAGGAAGATACCTGGACTCATCACCCCAGTATGCTGAGGAGATGTACCAGGGGAAAAAATTATTCATAAAACACCCCACATCCCATATAAATAAAAGTCAACAAAAACGGGCCAGGGACTTTTTGAAGAATTTGAAACATTTAGGAGCTCGGGACATCCATTATGCCGATGGTAATTCATTCCAAGTAGGGGATACTCACCTTAGATTTTCAGAAGCCATCCCCCACGGTGTTGAAGGAAGCCGTTTGGGCTTTGTTATAACTACCACCATTGAATGGGAAAACCAGAAGTTAATGCACGCCTCTGATGTGCAGGGGCCTATGTCAGAAATAGCAAAGGAAATTATACTCAATGAAAACCCGGATACTCTAATTTTAAGCGGTCCACCAATTTATCTGGAGGGTTTTGCCCTGGAAAAAGAGGATGTGGAATTTGCACAGAAAAATCTGATTGAAATATGCCAGGAAATTCCAAAGGTAGTAGTTGATCATCATCTTTTAAGGGATCTTCGCTGTTTTGATTTTATAAAGACTGTGAAGGAAGAATCAATGGGTGAAATATTAGTAGCATCGGAGCTTCTGGGTAAAGAACCATATTTACTGGAAGCAAGACGAAAGGAATTTTATTTTTAA
- the ade gene encoding adenine deaminase, translated as MYMLKGNLLNLFTEEIYPAEVEIQGGLIKCIREVDEEFKNYILPGFIDAHIHIESSMLTPSRFAEAVVPHGTTAVVADPHEIANVLGISGIKYMMNDASTVPLRFFFTAPSCVPATPFETSGAVLGPREIDELLQLDDVVALGEMMNFPGVVGEDPTVLEKIKIAHQYSKPVDGHAPLLSGDDLCKYIGTGISTDHECSVMEEAMEKKRLGMKIMIREGSSAKNLEELWKVGGDFLVSDDRHPEDLLKGHLNHTLKKAVQLGIDPVEAIRMVTVNPSTHYNLDTGLLSPGKRADLILVNDLENFNVKKVFINGELVAREGKALFNVKPLPIENTFHLKTLKPSDFEINPMRTGNATVRVIKVMEGQLLTEESEANLEIVDGALKADPEQDVLKIGVVERYGNNHVANGFVNGFSLDKGAIASSVAHDSHNIIVVGTSSEDMALAVNTLKNNRGGLVAVCDDDIHSLKLPVAGLMSTMSADEVSLQMNLLHEVVKDMGCKLVSPFRTMSFMALLVIPQLKISDQGLFDVGSFQFVDVIK; from the coding sequence ATGTACATGCTTAAAGGAAACCTATTAAACCTTTTCACAGAAGAGATCTACCCGGCAGAGGTGGAAATTCAGGGTGGTCTGATTAAATGCATACGGGAAGTGGATGAGGAGTTTAAAAACTACATCCTCCCAGGTTTTATTGATGCCCACATCCATATTGAAAGTTCCATGCTCACTCCCTCCCGTTTTGCAGAGGCCGTGGTGCCCCATGGAACCACCGCCGTAGTGGCGGATCCCCATGAAATTGCCAATGTCCTGGGAATATCCGGGATCAAATACATGATGAATGATGCCAGTACCGTTCCCCTCCGTTTCTTTTTCACCGCACCCTCCTGTGTACCTGCAACACCCTTTGAAACCTCTGGAGCAGTTTTAGGACCTAGAGAAATTGATGAACTCCTCCAGTTGGATGATGTGGTGGCACTGGGGGAGATGATGAACTTCCCAGGAGTGGTGGGGGAAGACCCAACTGTTCTGGAGAAGATCAAAATCGCCCACCAATATTCAAAACCTGTTGATGGCCATGCACCCCTCCTTTCCGGTGATGATCTATGTAAGTACATAGGTACTGGCATATCCACTGATCACGAGTGCAGCGTGATGGAGGAGGCCATGGAGAAGAAACGGTTAGGGATGAAGATAATGATCCGGGAAGGATCATCAGCCAAGAACCTGGAAGAACTGTGGAAAGTGGGTGGTGATTTCCTGGTATCTGATGACCGCCACCCAGAAGACCTACTAAAGGGACATCTCAACCATACCCTTAAAAAGGCAGTGCAACTGGGAATTGATCCTGTAGAAGCCATCCGTATGGTCACTGTGAACCCTTCAACCCATTATAATCTGGATACTGGTTTGTTAAGTCCTGGTAAAAGAGCAGATCTGATATTGGTGAATGATCTGGAAAATTTCAATGTTAAAAAGGTTTTTATCAATGGTGAACTGGTTGCTCGTGAAGGTAAGGCTCTTTTCAATGTCAAACCACTCCCCATAGAAAATACATTCCATTTAAAGACATTAAAACCATCTGATTTTGAAATAAATCCCATGAGAACTGGGAATGCCACAGTGAGAGTTATTAAAGTGATGGAGGGCCAGCTTCTCACCGAGGAATCTGAAGCTAATTTAGAGATTGTGGATGGTGCCTTAAAAGCAGACCCTGAACAGGATGTTCTGAAAATTGGAGTGGTGGAAAGATACGGAAATAATCACGTGGCCAATGGATTTGTGAATGGTTTCAGTCTTGATAAAGGTGCTATTGCATCCAGTGTGGCCCATGACTCCCATAATATCATCGTGGTTGGTACCAGTAGTGAAGATATGGCTTTGGCAGTTAACACCCTTAAAAATAACAGAGGCGGGCTGGTTGCAGTTTGTGATGATGATATTCATTCTCTTAAACTGCCAGTAGCCGGTCTCATGAGCACCATGAGTGCAGATGAGGTATCTCTCCAGATGAACCTGTTACATGAAGTGGTTAAGGATATGGGCTGTAAACTGGTTTCACCATTCAGGACCATGTCCTTCATGGCACTACTGGTGATTCCACAACTTAAAATCAGTGATCAGGGATTATTCGATGTGGGAAGTTTCCAGTTTGTGGATGTTATTAAATGA
- the speB gene encoding agmatinase gives MYLHTENPLKFAFSQAEPDYSPSNDKPLFGILGVPFDSTTTYQPGARYGPLFVREASYNFERHNLFLDKTLNVTVQDIGNLESVPGNFQKTCTNLESVVSSILEDNITPITIGGEHSITYGVLKSYDTTVTHNMQDITILHLDAHMDLRDDYMGEKYSHATVMRRIHDLEPRNIIQMGIRSASEEERDFARDNGIDYHTAQDNISGMEKTINQIKGPIYVTVDIDVLDPAYAPTVGTPTPGGLNPRDLEKLIFALEGKKVIGFDVVEVSSNSIGDTTSINAAKTILDFLFLQ, from the coding sequence ATGTATTTACATACTGAAAATCCTCTTAAATTTGCTTTTTCACAGGCAGAGCCTGATTACTCCCCTTCAAATGATAAACCCCTTTTTGGTATTTTGGGTGTGCCATTTGACAGCACCACCACTTACCAACCAGGAGCACGTTACGGGCCTCTCTTTGTGAGGGAAGCCTCCTACAACTTTGAAAGACATAACCTATTTTTGGATAAGACTTTGAACGTCACTGTTCAGGATATTGGAAACCTGGAATCTGTTCCCGGAAACTTCCAGAAAACTTGTACAAATCTGGAATCAGTAGTATCATCCATTTTAGAAGATAATATCACCCCCATAACCATTGGAGGAGAACATAGCATCACTTATGGTGTTTTGAAGTCATATGACACTACCGTGACCCATAATATGCAGGATATTACTATTCTCCATTTGGATGCCCATATGGATCTCAGGGACGATTATATGGGGGAGAAATATTCCCATGCCACGGTTATGCGACGGATACATGACCTTGAACCCCGAAATATAATTCAAATGGGGATACGTTCTGCTTCCGAGGAAGAAAGAGATTTTGCCCGGGATAATGGAATAGATTATCACACAGCCCAGGATAATATTTCAGGAATGGAAAAAACCATCAACCAGATAAAAGGTCCCATCTACGTTACCGTGGACATAGATGTACTTGACCCGGCCTATGCCCCTACTGTTGGTACTCCCACACCAGGGGGATTGAATCCCCGTGATCTGGAAAAACTTATCTTTGCACTGGAAGGGAAAAAAGTCATTGGATTTGACGTGGTTGAGGTTTCATCAAACTCTATTGGAGATACCACCTCAATTAATGCTGCTAAAACAATTTTAGATTTCTTATTCTTGCAATAA
- a CDS encoding translation initiation factor IF-5A, whose product MSTKVVEVKTLKVGKYVVLDGEASKVVSIQTSSPGKHGAAKARVDAIGVFDNQKRGLVKPVDAKIEVPIIDKRTAQVLALMGSDIQLMDLETYETFEVPIPDDLSDKLIEGAEVGYIVAMGNKKLMRIK is encoded by the coding sequence ATGTCAACTAAGGTAGTGGAAGTTAAAACTCTTAAAGTAGGTAAATATGTGGTACTGGATGGTGAAGCATCTAAAGTAGTGAGTATTCAGACTTCATCCCCTGGAAAACACGGAGCAGCAAAGGCACGGGTGGATGCTATTGGCGTATTTGACAATCAAAAAAGAGGTCTGGTAAAACCAGTAGATGCTAAAATAGAAGTCCCTATAATTGATAAACGAACTGCCCAGGTACTGGCCTTGATGGGTAGCGATATCCAGCTCATGGACCTGGAGACCTACGAGACCTTCGAAGTCCCAATACCAGACGATCTCAGTGACAAACTGATTGAAGGGGCAGAAGTAGGTTACATTGTAGCCATGGGTAACAAAAAACTCATGAGGATTAAATAA
- a CDS encoding pyruvoyl-dependent arginine decarboxylase: protein MKVSITSGKSEGPSRLNAFDNALLQAGIGDVNLIPVSSILPRDTEIVELPYIKEGEMVNCVLSCAHSNQSGDLITAVVAVATSDKFGCVVEHSGVNQDPDLIKEEAENMVRYMMQVRDLTIREIIIAHESHKVKKEGVALAAVVYLG from the coding sequence ATGAAAGTTTCAATAACATCTGGAAAATCAGAAGGACCCAGCAGACTAAACGCCTTTGACAACGCCCTATTACAGGCAGGCATAGGTGATGTGAACCTCATACCAGTATCCAGCATCCTTCCTAGAGATACGGAGATAGTAGAACTCCCTTACATTAAAGAGGGGGAAATGGTGAATTGTGTCCTATCTTGTGCACATTCAAACCAGTCCGGAGATTTAATAACTGCTGTGGTGGCAGTGGCTACCTCTGATAAATTTGGATGTGTGGTGGAACACTCTGGAGTGAATCAGGACCCTGACTTGATCAAAGAGGAAGCAGAGAACATGGTACGGTATATGATGCAGGTAAGGGATCTTACCATCAGGGAAATTATCATAGCACATGAAAGTCATAAAGTTAAAAAGGAAGGGGTGGCACTGGCTGCAGTGGTATATCTGGGATAA
- a CDS encoding bifunctional fructose-bisphosphatase/inositol-phosphate phosphatase gives MDGEDQKFWGEVCQDLIEESQRAISPLIGSQKGGEIVKMGADGTPTTLIDLVAENKVLEVLEGVGRPLTLISEEIGEVNIGEGPPEAVLVLDPLDGTSNAVKNIPAYGISVAVAPIPPGHKGPLTIKDIQMGVVKNYATGDIYSAVRGKGAFNNGKSLKPSPKQDLSHISLGAYVYRMDMGKIEVLCKSVRRMRIMGAVAIEISYVADGTYDAFVDVRNNLRVVDVAAAKLILEESGGIVTDSDGKSLNGTLNVMEKTSLVATCNTVIHEEIMKILEGI, from the coding sequence ATGGATGGAGAAGATCAGAAATTTTGGGGTGAAGTGTGTCAGGATTTAATTGAAGAATCTCAAAGGGCAATTTCTCCCTTAATTGGGTCTCAGAAGGGTGGGGAAATAGTTAAAATGGGTGCTGATGGAACTCCTACTACTCTTATTGATTTGGTGGCAGAAAACAAGGTTTTGGAAGTTCTGGAAGGAGTTGGCAGACCTCTGACTCTCATCAGTGAAGAAATTGGTGAAGTTAACATTGGTGAAGGTCCTCCTGAAGCAGTACTGGTCTTAGATCCATTGGATGGTACCAGCAATGCCGTAAAGAATATACCGGCCTACGGTATTTCCGTAGCAGTGGCACCCATCCCTCCCGGCCATAAGGGACCTCTAACTATTAAAGATATCCAGATGGGTGTGGTTAAAAATTACGCCACTGGTGATATTTACAGTGCAGTGAGGGGCAAAGGAGCTTTTAATAACGGTAAAAGTCTCAAACCCTCTCCTAAACAGGATTTATCACACATATCTTTAGGGGCTTACGTTTACAGGATGGACATGGGGAAAATAGAGGTTCTATGTAAAAGTGTAAGGCGAATGAGAATTATGGGGGCAGTAGCCATTGAAATCTCTTACGTTGCTGATGGAACCTACGATGCATTTGTTGATGTAAGGAATAACTTGAGAGTGGTGGATGTTGCCGCAGCCAAGCTTATCCTGGAAGAAAGTGGGGGGATCGTTACTGATTCTGATGGAAAATCCCTTAATGGGACGTTGAACGTTATGGAGAAAACTTCCCTTGTAGCTACTTGTAATACAGTTATTCATGAAGAAATAATGAAAATACTGGAGGGGATTTAA